The following proteins are encoded in a genomic region of Galbibacter sp. BG1:
- a CDS encoding F0F1 ATP synthase subunit epsilon, translated as MILEIVTPEATLFSGEVTSVAVPGVDGEFQMLDNHAPIVSLLGKGNVKIYGDIKIEKAYATKFSKGENGATLLPITSGTVEMNNNKVIVLAD; from the coding sequence ATGATTCTTGAAATAGTTACACCAGAAGCAACCCTTTTTAGTGGAGAAGTTACCTCGGTAGCAGTTCCAGGAGTTGATGGTGAATTTCAAATGTTAGACAATCACGCGCCCATTGTTTCTCTTTTGGGTAAAGGAAATGTGAAAATCTACGGGGATATTAAAATTGAGAAGGCGTATGCTACTAAATTCTCCAAAGGGGAAAATGGAGCTACTTTACTTCCAATTACCAGTGGAACTGTAGAAATGAATAATAATAAAGTAATTGTTTTGGCAGACTAA
- a CDS encoding type I phosphomannose isomerase catalytic subunit, which yields MKPYPIKFTPIFKEYLWGGTKLKEVLDKNVTTETASESWELSGVEGNVSVANNGDLKGKSLQELIDAYPEDLLGKGVFNRFGNKFPILIKFIDAKLDLSVQLHPNDELAKERHNSFGKTEMWHVMQADPGSKLIVGFKETLTKETYLEHLKNGKLLEILNQEEVKAGDTYFINTGKVHAIGAGILLAEIQQTSDVTYRIYDYDRKDKEGNTRELHTEQAVDAIDYEKKDDYLVTYSKEYNSSNNMVTCDYFITNYLNVVGTFVKQLVNRDSFTIYICVDGKAQITAGETTESLNKGETILIPAVANEVSISAKDAKILEVHI from the coding sequence ATGAAACCGTATCCAATTAAATTTACCCCGATTTTTAAAGAGTATCTCTGGGGAGGAACCAAACTCAAAGAAGTATTAGATAAAAATGTAACTACAGAAACAGCCTCCGAGAGTTGGGAGTTGTCTGGTGTAGAAGGCAATGTATCCGTAGCTAATAATGGGGATTTAAAAGGGAAAAGCCTACAGGAGCTTATAGATGCATATCCTGAAGATTTATTGGGGAAAGGTGTTTTTAATCGCTTCGGAAATAAATTTCCAATACTCATAAAATTTATCGATGCTAAATTGGATTTATCGGTGCAGTTGCACCCTAATGATGAATTGGCTAAAGAAAGACACAATTCTTTCGGTAAAACCGAAATGTGGCATGTAATGCAAGCAGATCCCGGTTCTAAATTAATAGTTGGTTTTAAGGAGACACTTACTAAAGAGACTTATTTAGAGCATTTAAAAAACGGGAAGCTGTTGGAAATCCTCAATCAAGAAGAGGTTAAGGCTGGCGATACGTATTTTATAAACACCGGAAAAGTACATGCCATTGGAGCGGGTATTTTGTTGGCGGAAATTCAACAAACTTCTGATGTTACCTATAGAATTTACGATTACGATCGAAAAGATAAAGAGGGGAATACGCGGGAGCTCCATACGGAGCAAGCGGTAGATGCGATTGACTATGAAAAGAAAGACGATTATTTGGTAACGTATTCCAAAGAGTACAATTCGTCCAACAACATGGTTACTTGCGATTATTTTATTACCAATTACTTAAACGTAGTGGGAACTTTTGTAAAGCAATTGGTAAATCGCGATTCGTTCACCATTTATATCTGTGTGGATGGAAAAGCACAAATTACAGCTGGCGAAACTACGGAAAGCTTGAACAAAGGCGAGACGATTTTAATTCCTGCCGTTGCAAACGAGGTGAGTATAAGTGCCAAGGATGCTAAAATTTTAGAGGTTCATATTTAA
- a CDS encoding phosphodiester glycosidase family protein, translating into MKKTVLITALLITFFFNSDALFAQENLVWELKHELRDELPSSIKIYETFSALKDGSPLHAIYAEVDISNPNIVLSTEYVGAGKPYKTPLQFAEEQQAKDYVIVNGGYFSDTQSVSLIVRDGKLVTPGVPIVSGKYPTRGAFGISKAGKPHITWTYNFEGDTITYSFSKPNTNLNKMPVRDSKGVKTWKMTYAIGAGPVLVENGKPRVFAEEEHIHTSTFKERAPRTAVGYTLDDKVILIVIDGRQKGFSEGVSLPELASIMVDLGCIKALNLDGGGSSAMVVAGALISCPSEEGGMQRPVPSVFMVKQKQE; encoded by the coding sequence ATGAAAAAAACAGTTCTTATAACTGCTTTACTTATTACATTTTTTTTTAATTCTGATGCTTTATTCGCCCAAGAAAATTTAGTTTGGGAGTTGAAGCATGAATTACGGGATGAGTTACCATCATCTATAAAAATATATGAAACATTCTCTGCTTTAAAAGACGGTTCCCCGTTACATGCAATATATGCTGAAGTGGATATCTCGAACCCCAATATAGTTTTAAGTACGGAATACGTAGGAGCTGGAAAACCTTATAAAACGCCTCTTCAATTTGCGGAAGAACAACAAGCGAAGGATTATGTAATCGTTAACGGGGGTTATTTTTCAGATACACAATCTGTCAGCTTAATTGTTAGGGACGGGAAACTGGTAACTCCAGGTGTTCCCATAGTAAGTGGAAAGTATCCTACGAGAGGGGCTTTCGGTATTTCAAAGGCAGGGAAACCTCACATTACTTGGACCTATAATTTTGAAGGGGACACTATTACTTACAGTTTTTCAAAACCTAATACGAACTTAAACAAAATGCCTGTAAGAGACTCCAAAGGAGTAAAAACTTGGAAAATGACGTATGCAATTGGGGCTGGCCCCGTGCTGGTTGAGAATGGGAAGCCACGGGTGTTTGCTGAAGAAGAACACATACACACTAGTACTTTTAAAGAAAGGGCGCCCAGAACGGCGGTAGGATATACTTTAGATGATAAAGTAATTCTTATAGTTATAGATGGCAGGCAAAAAGGATTTAGCGAAGGAGTTTCTTTGCCCGAATTGGCTTCCATTATGGTCGACTTAGGGTGTATTAAAGCCCTCAATTTAGATGGGGGAGGTTCTTCGGCCATGGTTGTTGCCGGTGCATTGATCTCTTGCCCTTCAGAAGAAGGTGGAATGCAAAGGCCTGTACCTTCTGTGTTTATGGTAAAACAAAAACAGGAGTAA
- the atpD gene encoding F0F1 ATP synthase subunit beta — MSKITGKVAQIIGPVVDVKFDSESELPNIYDSLEIDRKDGSKLVLEVQSHVGEGTVRTISMDSTDGLSRGTEVLATGNPIQMPIGDEVYGRLFNVIGDAIDGIGDLPKSGKDGLPIHREAPKFEDLTTSTEVLFTGIKVIDLIEPYAKGGKIGLFGGAGVGKTVLIQELINNIAKGHGGLSVFAGVGERTREGNDLLREMLESGIIKYGDEFMHSMEEGGWDLSKVDKTAMKESKATFVFGQMNEPPGARARVALSGLTIAEYFRDGAGEAQGKDVLFFVDNIFRFTQAGSEVSALLGRMPSAVGYQPTLATEMGAMQERITSTKRGSITSVQAVYVPADDLTDPAPATTFAHLDATTVLSRKIAELGIYPAVDPLDSTSRILAPDVLGKEHYGCAQRVKELLQRYKELQDIIAILGMEELSEEDKLAVSRARRVQRFLSQPFHVAEQFTGIPGVLVDIKDTIKGFNMIMDGELDHLPEAAFNLKGTIEEAIEAGEKMLAES, encoded by the coding sequence ATGTCTAAAATTACAGGTAAAGTTGCACAAATTATTGGTCCAGTTGTAGACGTAAAGTTCGATTCAGAGTCTGAATTACCAAATATTTACGACTCTTTGGAAATTGATAGAAAAGACGGTTCTAAATTAGTATTAGAAGTACAATCTCACGTAGGTGAAGGTACAGTAAGAACTATATCCATGGACTCTACAGATGGATTGAGTAGAGGAACAGAAGTTTTAGCTACTGGAAATCCAATTCAAATGCCAATTGGTGACGAAGTTTACGGACGTTTGTTTAATGTTATTGGAGATGCTATTGATGGTATTGGAGATTTGCCAAAATCTGGTAAAGACGGTTTGCCAATCCACAGGGAAGCACCAAAATTTGAAGATTTAACAACTTCTACGGAAGTACTTTTTACAGGTATCAAAGTAATCGATTTGATTGAGCCTTACGCAAAGGGAGGGAAAATTGGTCTTTTCGGTGGTGCTGGTGTAGGTAAAACAGTACTTATCCAGGAGTTAATTAACAATATTGCAAAGGGCCACGGTGGTTTATCTGTTTTTGCAGGTGTTGGAGAGCGTACACGTGAAGGAAATGACCTTTTAAGAGAGATGTTGGAGTCTGGTATTATTAAATACGGAGACGAATTTATGCACTCTATGGAAGAAGGTGGATGGGATCTTTCTAAAGTAGATAAAACTGCTATGAAAGAATCTAAGGCAACTTTTGTATTCGGACAGATGAATGAGCCTCCAGGAGCACGTGCTCGTGTGGCTTTGTCTGGGCTTACTATTGCAGAATATTTCCGTGATGGAGCTGGAGAGGCACAAGGGAAAGACGTTCTTTTCTTCGTAGATAACATCTTCCGTTTTACACAGGCTGGTTCAGAGGTGTCTGCACTTCTTGGTCGTATGCCTTCTGCGGTAGGTTACCAACCAACATTGGCAACAGAAATGGGAGCGATGCAAGAGCGTATTACTTCCACTAAAAGAGGTTCTATTACTTCTGTACAGGCGGTTTACGTACCTGCGGATGATTTAACGGATCCTGCACCGGCAACAACGTTTGCCCACTTAGATGCTACAACAGTACTTTCAAGAAAAATCGCTGAGCTAGGTATTTATCCAGCAGTGGATCCATTGGATTCTACTTCTAGAATTCTTGCTCCAGACGTTTTAGGAAAAGAACATTACGGTTGTGCACAACGTGTGAAAGAGCTTTTACAGCGTTATAAAGAATTACAGGATATTATTGCTATTCTAGGTATGGAAGAGCTTTCTGAAGAAGATAAGCTTGCTGTATCCAGAGCTAGACGTGTACAGCGTTTCTTATCGCAGCCTTTCCACGTAGCAGAGCAGTTTACTGGTATCCCTGGAGTTTTGGTAGATATCAAAGATACCATCAAAGGATTTAATATGATTATGGATGGGGAATTAGATCACCTTCCTGAAGCTGCCTTTAACTTAAAAGGAACCATTGAAGAAGCTATTGAAGCTGGAGAGAAAATGTTGGCTGAGTCTTAA
- the idi gene encoding isopentenyl-diphosphate Delta-isomerase, giving the protein MGKEKVILVDNNDRQIGLMEKIEAHEKALLHRAFSVFVFNDAGETMIQQRAAHKYHSPGLWTNTCCSHQREGESNIEAGKRRLQEEMGFSTELEEVLSFIYHAPFDNGLTEHEYDHILVGKFNGTPHINPDEVASWKWMSLKDIQEDMKVNPDLYTAWFKIIFEKFYAHIEEQSSTVL; this is encoded by the coding sequence ATGGGAAAAGAAAAAGTTATCTTGGTTGATAATAACGACCGGCAAATTGGATTAATGGAAAAAATAGAGGCACATGAAAAAGCTTTGCTGCACAGGGCATTTTCGGTGTTTGTTTTTAATGATGCTGGAGAAACCATGATTCAACAAAGGGCAGCACACAAATACCATTCCCCTGGATTGTGGACCAATACCTGTTGCAGTCACCAAAGGGAAGGGGAAAGCAATATAGAAGCAGGGAAGAGACGGTTACAGGAAGAAATGGGGTTTAGCACCGAATTGGAAGAAGTGCTTTCTTTTATATATCACGCACCCTTCGATAATGGACTCACCGAACACGAATACGACCATATTTTGGTGGGTAAATTTAACGGGACGCCTCACATCAATCCAGATGAGGTAGCCTCTTGGAAATGGATGTCTTTAAAAGATATTCAAGAAGACATGAAGGTAAATCCAGATTTGTACACTGCATGGTTTAAAATAATCTTCGAAAAATTCTACGCACATATCGAAGAGCAATCATCTACCGTATTATGA
- a CDS encoding 6-pyruvoyl trahydropterin synthase family protein has protein sequence MKLKVSRKAHFNAAHRLFRKDWDDDKNKKVFGKCSNPHFHGHNYDLILSVTGKIDPETGFVIDLSVLKELIQIEVEDYLDHKNLNVEIEEFKNLNPTVENIAVVIYNRLKPSLENFDLEVKLYETPRNFVTYNGE, from the coding sequence ATGAAATTAAAAGTAAGCAGGAAAGCACATTTTAATGCGGCACATCGATTGTTTCGCAAAGATTGGGATGATGATAAAAACAAAAAAGTTTTTGGCAAGTGCAGTAATCCGCACTTTCACGGGCATAACTACGATCTTATTTTAAGTGTTACAGGTAAAATTGATCCCGAAACCGGATTTGTAATCGATTTGAGCGTTTTAAAAGAGCTTATTCAAATAGAGGTAGAAGATTACTTAGATCATAAAAATTTAAATGTAGAGATCGAAGAATTTAAAAATTTAAATCCAACTGTAGAGAACATAGCTGTGGTTATTTATAACCGGTTGAAACCGTCTTTAGAAAACTTCGATTTGGAAGTAAAGCTCTACGAGACTCCAAGGAATTTTGTTACCTATAATGGAGAATAG
- a CDS encoding BCCT family transporter — protein sequence MVDNNQDSKNPNEITNPQVQLEIDSMVEEYEIELRRELDLSKSRTYKIIEQKKKTFRQKLIENELEDIRRSVNDIREEEKSIIGINFWASLIITFIVIVFAVLAGDKLIHLADDISAFIAYNLSWFYVLLASSFLIFLIFLASSRFGSVVLGAPDQRPEFSNFSWYSMLFSAGMGVGILFYGTAEPTHHFLKPPLADPGSIEAAKEAISLTAFHWGFHAWGIYTICALGTAYYGFRKRKKYLISSSVLNFTSNKSTGKILKSIIDLVSILAVIFGVSASIGLGVIQISQGLDYVFDWDTSNFFGYACITILITVIFIISSSTGLDKGIKILSNANMIVAIALLLFVFLAGSSLFDTKVFVDSIGQYIQKLPEFSFKVDPYEPQYERWMGDWTLTYFTWWIAWSPFVGIFIARISKGRTVRELIVGCLLIPTLFSIFWFSVFGGNAIELELFTNTTIGSEILDNVSLGTFLLFEQLPFSSITSTIAIILLFTFLITSADSATYVISMMTSEGDLDPKLRLKVTWGIVLSVLCIILLAGGGLKALQAATLIFAFPFAIVLIMIARSLYFRLSIQVKKKRS from the coding sequence ATGGTGGACAACAATCAAGATTCTAAAAACCCAAATGAAATTACGAATCCCCAGGTACAGCTAGAAATAGACTCGATGGTGGAAGAGTACGAGATTGAACTGCGCAGGGAACTCGACCTTTCTAAGTCTAGAACCTACAAAATAATTGAGCAAAAGAAAAAAACCTTTCGGCAGAAACTTATTGAAAATGAACTGGAGGACATTCGTCGTTCTGTTAATGATATAAGGGAAGAAGAAAAATCCATTATCGGGATTAATTTTTGGGCCAGCTTAATCATTACTTTTATTGTTATTGTCTTTGCGGTCCTCGCCGGGGACAAACTCATCCATTTGGCCGATGATATATCTGCGTTTATTGCTTACAATCTCAGTTGGTTTTATGTATTGCTCGCCTCCTCTTTCTTAATTTTCTTGATATTCTTGGCATCCAGTAGGTTTGGAAGCGTTGTTTTGGGAGCCCCGGATCAACGTCCGGAATTTTCCAATTTTTCTTGGTATTCCATGCTTTTTTCGGCCGGAATGGGGGTAGGAATTTTATTTTACGGGACTGCAGAACCAACGCATCATTTTTTAAAACCACCGCTCGCCGATCCTGGAAGCATTGAAGCGGCCAAAGAAGCCATCTCGCTAACAGCCTTTCATTGGGGATTTCACGCTTGGGGCATTTATACTATTTGTGCTTTGGGCACCGCTTATTACGGATTTAGAAAAAGAAAAAAATATCTAATATCGTCTAGTGTACTCAATTTTACCTCTAATAAATCCACTGGAAAAATCCTAAAATCGATAATCGATTTGGTTTCTATTCTTGCCGTAATCTTTGGGGTAAGCGCCTCCATAGGACTTGGGGTTATACAAATAAGCCAAGGACTGGATTATGTTTTTGACTGGGACACTTCCAATTTCTTCGGATATGCTTGTATTACTATTTTAATTACTGTAATATTTATTATTTCTTCTTCCACAGGATTGGACAAAGGAATTAAAATACTTTCAAATGCCAATATGATCGTGGCGATTGCGCTTTTACTATTTGTGTTTTTGGCAGGCTCTTCCCTTTTCGATACAAAGGTTTTTGTAGATTCCATAGGCCAATACATACAAAAGTTGCCAGAATTCAGTTTTAAAGTGGATCCTTACGAGCCTCAATACGAAAGGTGGATGGGCGATTGGACGCTAACTTATTTCACGTGGTGGATTGCATGGTCTCCTTTTGTAGGGATTTTTATTGCCCGTATTTCCAAAGGAAGAACTGTTCGGGAACTCATTGTAGGATGCCTCTTGATTCCCACCCTTTTCAGCATCTTTTGGTTTTCGGTTTTTGGCGGTAATGCCATTGAACTCGAACTTTTTACCAATACTACCATTGGCAGCGAAATTCTCGACAATGTAAGTCTAGGGACCTTTTTGCTTTTTGAACAATTGCCGTTTTCGAGCATTACTTCCACCATAGCCATCATTTTGCTGTTTACTTTCCTAATTACTTCTGCCGATTCGGCTACTTATGTTATTAGCATGATGACTTCTGAAGGAGATTTAGACCCGAAACTGCGATTAAAAGTAACTTGGGGGATTGTTTTATCCGTGCTTTGCATTATTCTATTGGCCGGCGGAGGATTAAAAGCCTTGCAAGCGGCCACACTTATCTTTGCATTTCCGTTTGCTATTGTTTTGATAATGATTGCACGATCGCTCTATTTTAGACTTTCCATTCAAGTGAAGAAAAAAAGATCGTAA
- a CDS encoding DUF819 domain-containing protein produces the protein MEETPIFTIDTIVFGIIMLCLGFVFYTSAFKTGFWSKFYKVVPSVLMCYLLPSIFNSFGVISDETSNLYYVASRYLLPASLVLMTLSIDLKAVFNLGPKALIMFFTGTIGIVIGGPLAILIVSAISPDTVGGVGPDAVWRGLATLAGSWIGGGANQAAMLEIFKYNPEKYGGMVLVDIVVANLWMAVVLLGVGKSDKIDKWLKADNSAIDTLKDKMLAFAEKVTRTPTLTDYMMILSIAFVAVGIAHFGADNISAFLTNNFEAISDKKSALSSFGSQFFWMITIATTIGIILSFTKFKNYEGAGASKFGSICIYILVATIGMKMDIFKVFENPGLLAIGLIWMTIHALLLIVVAKIIKAPYFFLAVGSQANVGGAASAPVVAAEFHPSLATVGVLLAVFGYAVGTYGAIFCAYLMELASKV, from the coding sequence ATGGAAGAAACTCCAATTTTCACCATCGATACCATTGTTTTTGGTATCATCATGTTATGTTTAGGATTCGTTTTTTATACTTCAGCTTTCAAAACTGGCTTTTGGAGTAAATTTTATAAGGTTGTTCCATCTGTATTGATGTGCTATTTACTTCCTTCCATCTTTAATTCCTTCGGAGTTATTTCCGACGAAACTTCTAATTTATATTATGTAGCCAGCAGGTATTTACTCCCAGCCTCTTTAGTTTTAATGACACTGAGTATCGACTTAAAAGCAGTTTTTAATTTAGGTCCGAAAGCATTGATTATGTTTTTTACTGGAACTATCGGTATCGTTATTGGGGGGCCATTGGCCATTTTAATTGTATCTGCCATTTCTCCAGACACTGTTGGCGGTGTAGGACCAGATGCCGTTTGGAGAGGTCTTGCAACCTTAGCTGGAAGTTGGATTGGCGGAGGTGCCAACCAGGCTGCCATGCTGGAAATATTTAAATATAACCCCGAGAAATATGGGGGTATGGTATTGGTAGATATTGTAGTGGCTAATTTATGGATGGCCGTGGTTTTATTGGGAGTGGGGAAAAGCGACAAAATTGACAAATGGTTAAAAGCAGACAACAGTGCTATCGATACCCTAAAAGACAAAATGTTGGCCTTTGCAGAGAAAGTAACACGTACCCCTACCCTTACGGATTACATGATGATTCTTTCCATTGCTTTTGTAGCCGTTGGAATTGCTCATTTTGGCGCGGATAATATTTCAGCTTTTTTAACCAATAACTTTGAAGCCATAAGCGATAAAAAAAGTGCATTGTCTTCCTTTGGCTCTCAGTTCTTTTGGATGATTACCATTGCAACTACTATTGGAATTATCCTGTCGTTCACCAAATTTAAAAATTATGAAGGGGCAGGAGCCAGTAAGTTTGGATCCATTTGTATCTATATTTTAGTAGCCACCATTGGTATGAAAATGGATATTTTTAAGGTTTTTGAAAATCCAGGACTTCTAGCTATCGGGTTGATCTGGATGACCATTCATGCCCTATTGCTTATTGTGGTCGCTAAAATAATTAAAGCCCCTTATTTTTTCTTGGCTGTTGGCAGTCAAGCAAATGTTGGTGGTGCTGCCTCAGCACCTGTCGTAGCAGCAGAATTTCACCCTTCCTTGGCAACAGTTGGGGTTCTTCTAGCTGTGTTTGGCTATGCCGTGGGAACCTATGGTGCTATTTTTTGTGCCTATTTAATGGAATTAGCTTCAAAAGTGTAG
- a CDS encoding DUF4369 domain-containing protein yields the protein MYRILLAALIAFTVVSCGKENDNMTVKGTVEGLRKGTIYFQKIADSSLVTLDSVVINGQPDFNFSTHVESPEVFTLYLDKNDGNLLNDRLDFFGEAGTITINTSRDYFAPEAQVKGSKSHDTWMEYKKIATKFSEKNLELLKETLEASKDGKIELADSLQKVSNNNSKRSYLYTLNFIFNNSTSYAAPYITLTEAYNTNLKYLDSINNSLSEEVADSKYGKLLSDYIERVREASKDTLP from the coding sequence ATGTACCGAATACTACTAGCTGCATTAATAGCTTTCACTGTTGTTTCTTGTGGAAAAGAAAATGATAATATGACCGTTAAAGGAACGGTAGAAGGACTGCGAAAAGGCACCATATACTTTCAAAAAATAGCCGACAGCAGCCTTGTTACCTTAGATTCGGTAGTTATAAACGGTCAACCCGATTTCAATTTTTCTACCCACGTGGAAAGTCCGGAAGTTTTTACACTTTATCTCGATAAAAATGATGGCAACCTTCTTAACGATCGGTTAGATTTTTTTGGGGAAGCAGGTACCATTACCATAAATACCAGTAGGGATTATTTTGCTCCAGAGGCACAGGTTAAAGGGTCTAAAAGCCATGACACCTGGATGGAGTATAAAAAAATAGCCACAAAATTTTCTGAAAAGAACTTAGAACTTTTAAAGGAAACCCTGGAAGCTAGCAAAGACGGAAAAATAGAATTAGCAGATTCCCTACAAAAAGTTTCTAATAACAATTCTAAAAGAAGCTATCTGTACACGTTGAATTTTATTTTCAATAATAGTACATCGTACGCCGCACCTTACATAACCTTAACGGAAGCCTATAATACCAACTTAAAGTATTTGGATTCCATAAACAATTCCCTTTCGGAAGAAGTAGCTGATTCCAAATACGGAAAACTGCTAAGCGATTATATTGAACGCGTAAGAGAGGCTTCTAAAGATACCCTCCCATAA
- a CDS encoding acyl transferase: protein MDTNAIFNIQTANDFLETALAVFRFQYANNSVYKKFCDLLGKTPMQVNTLEDIPFLPIQFFKSHPVLSSAQPEEILFTSSGTTGNTTSKHYVTDLEIYRKSFRKGFSYFYGNVEEYTILALLPAYLEREGSSLIYMVNDMIDQSKMPESGFYLHNLEELAQQLKALEAAGRKTLLIGVSFALLDLVEQYDFTLKNTIVMETGGMKGRRKEMIRAELHTELKKGFGLQHIHSEYGMTELLSQAYSKGRGVFDCPPWMKILIRDPEDALSLLSDGKSGGVNVIDLANVNSCSFIATQDLGRIKDKSFEIIGRFDNSDIRGCNLMVL, encoded by the coding sequence ATGGATACAAACGCTATTTTTAATATTCAAACAGCAAACGATTTTCTAGAAACGGCACTTGCCGTTTTTCGTTTTCAGTATGCAAACAATAGTGTTTATAAAAAGTTTTGTGATCTTTTAGGGAAAACCCCAATGCAGGTGAATACCTTGGAGGACATTCCTTTTTTACCAATTCAATTTTTTAAATCACATCCTGTTTTAAGTTCGGCGCAGCCAGAAGAAATTTTATTTACCAGTAGCGGTACCACAGGTAATACCACAAGCAAACATTATGTAACAGATCTGGAAATCTATAGGAAGAGTTTTAGAAAAGGGTTTTCCTATTTCTACGGAAATGTTGAAGAATATACGATTTTGGCATTGCTTCCCGCTTATTTGGAGCGAGAGGGATCGTCTCTGATTTACATGGTGAATGATATGATCGATCAATCCAAAATGCCCGAAAGCGGATTTTACCTTCACAACCTCGAAGAACTTGCCCAGCAATTAAAAGCATTGGAAGCGGCCGGGAGAAAAACTCTTCTTATTGGGGTCTCTTTTGCTTTGTTGGATTTGGTAGAGCAATACGACTTTACCCTTAAGAATACAATTGTTATGGAAACTGGAGGAATGAAGGGTAGACGGAAGGAAATGATTCGTGCCGAATTGCATACCGAGCTTAAAAAGGGTTTTGGGTTGCAACATATACATTCAGAATATGGGATGACAGAGTTGTTGTCGCAGGCTTATTCCAAAGGAAGGGGTGTTTTCGATTGTCCGCCTTGGATGAAAATACTTATACGCGATCCAGAAGATGCTTTGTCGTTGCTTTCCGATGGCAAATCGGGAGGCGTTAATGTAATCGATCTCGCAAATGTAAATTCGTGCTCGTTTATCGCTACCCAAGATCTTGGGCGAATTAAAGATAAATCTTTTGAAATTATTGGCCGCTTTGATAATTCAGATATACGCGGATGTAATCTAATGGTTTTATAA
- a CDS encoding mechanosensitive ion channel family protein, with product MQTLKRFLTPIILFIISIFFKSGAKTFLNFNEETSFLVGKLSSILLIISVAWGLIVLVKVLKMRYLRHYDLQTENNLDARKLYTQFNILERIIIFIIIIIAVAVTLMLFDGVRKIGLSLFASAGVAGIILGLAAQKAIGTILAGLQIAISQPIRIDDVLVVEGEWGWVEEITLTFVVLRIWDKRRLILPTTYFIEKPFQNWTRNSADILGTVFIYTDYNVPFDELRKELTRLLEGTDLWDGKANVLQVTDNKQNYVEIRALMSASTSPRAWDLRVYIREKLITFIQENYPDSFPKTRVLVNESSKLEINNSQHS from the coding sequence ATGCAAACACTAAAAAGATTTCTTACTCCCATTATTTTATTCATTATATCGATTTTCTTTAAATCTGGAGCTAAGACATTTCTCAATTTTAATGAAGAAACCTCTTTTTTGGTCGGAAAGTTAAGTTCTATCTTGCTTATCATAAGTGTGGCTTGGGGACTTATTGTTTTAGTGAAGGTTTTAAAAATGCGCTATTTAAGGCATTATGATCTGCAGACTGAAAATAACTTAGATGCCAGAAAGCTTTATACTCAATTCAATATTCTAGAACGTATTATCATCTTTATCATTATTATTATTGCGGTAGCGGTAACTTTGATGCTTTTTGACGGTGTCCGTAAAATCGGATTGAGTTTGTTTGCTTCCGCTGGGGTTGCAGGTATTATCTTAGGTTTGGCAGCACAAAAGGCCATTGGTACCATTTTAGCCGGATTGCAAATTGCCATTTCCCAACCTATAAGAATAGACGATGTGTTGGTAGTGGAAGGTGAGTGGGGTTGGGTAGAAGAAATCACCCTTACCTTTGTAGTATTGCGTATATGGGATAAAAGACGGTTGATTCTTCCTACCACGTATTTTATTGAAAAGCCTTTTCAGAATTGGACACGTAACAGTGCCGATATTTTAGGGACTGTTTTTATTTATACCGACTATAACGTTCCTTTTGACGAACTTCGGAAAGAATTAACAAGGCTTCTCGAAGGAACCGATCTTTGGGATGGTAAAGCCAATGTGCTTCAGGTAACAGATAACAAACAGAATTATGTGGAGATTCGCGCTTTAATGAGTGCGAGCACCTCTCCGAGGGCATGGGATTTACGAGTGTATATTCGGGAGAAACTAATCACCTTCATTCAAGAAAACTATCCAGATAGTTTCCCAAAAACCCGGGTGTTGGTAAATGAATCTTCAAAATTGGAAATAAATAATTCTCAACATTCATAA